A region of the Candidatus Bathyarchaeota archaeon genome:
TGTTCGGTTGCAGCCCCTACGAACAGTTCAAAATGGAAACTTGAGCGAGAAAGCCCTTAGAACACCTCTCCACTATTCCCTTTTGAGTGTGAAACTTTATGGAGAATGAATCAAACCCTAAAATTCAACCAGACGAAAACTTGAAGTTTGGAGGCTTAATTGTTTATGCGAGTGATGAGGATTTCCAGCGAATCAAAGAGTATATCCTAACCCAAACCACCGCTAAACTAATCTATCAGCGAAAAAGCAGCGGCTACCTCAAAATTGAAGAGTCTCCGACGATGAGTTTTCTTTAGAAGAATGAAAAAGAGAAAGATGAAATCAGGGGGAACTGTGAAGCATCGATAACTTCACAGGCTCCGTTTTACCCTTCACATCAGGCAATGGATGCGGTGTAGAATCAGTGGCGAAGAACACGCTTAAAAGATCGCATATCAAAGCTGTTTCTTCATCCATATTTTTCGTTTTAGCCAGCAACTCCCTGAAGGGCACAGCTGTATAGAAGCAGCATTTGTTTGCCCGATTGGATGTACGCATGATTTTTAGTCCAATGGCCTGTATCTGGGTTTGAATCGCTGTTTTTGTTTGTTTGGTGTAGCTGATTTTGAGGAGTGTTCCTTCGGGGGTGAAGACTACTATGGGGTTAAGGCTTTTTATGGTTAGGGTTTTCTCGGTCATTTTAATACACATTCGTTACGCTTATCAGTATATTCGGGTCATAGCACAAAGTCATGTTTGAAGCGATGATTTCGGCTGAGTCATTCACGAGTCCATAGATGTCGATGGTGTCGCCTGCCTCCAAATTCTCGAAGTCATGGCTGATAGGCGGGGAAGCGTCACCGTAAATGTCTGTGATTTCCTCGACAGATTCATTGTTTAGGCGAATGTCGATTTGTCCATATAACCCGTAGGAGTAGACCTGCACCATCATGCGAATGGAACCAATGATGTCCTCGTTAATTTGAATCTGCTTCAAAAGGGTATAGTAGCCGTTGCTTGTTGGTTGTGCTTCATTGTTGTAGTTTCTGGGGGTGTTACTGGCGGTGTAGGTGACGCCGACTTCAGCGCGTATACGAATCGCTGCACTCCAGCTACCATCAGGCTGTAATATCCGCATGAAATAATCATCTTCTGTTGCGGTGCTGTGCCAATCTGTTGAGCCGTCCTCACTGTATTGGACAATGAAGCCAGACATCGAAATCGGGGTACTCCAACTCCCAATTAATGTCCCATCATAGGCTTGGTATGCCACAGACATCCAGAGCATCGCGGAGCCAGAGGGGAAACCGTCGCTCCATCCCGAGGGGATGCCGTTGCCCGTTGGGGTATCGGGTGCTGTGGCGCTGCGTTTGAATACGTGTTGTTTCTGGTTTCCGTCGTCGCCGTCGTTGCCGTCTGCTCCGTCTTCGCCGGGTGGACCCTGAGCGCCATCCTCGCCTACAATACGATATGCCTCACTGAATATTGGAGCTGTAGCATTATAATTCGCAAGAATCTCCTCAGCAGACAACGCACGATTATATATGCGCACTTCATCGATTATTCCTTTAAACGAAGTGCCTATATCGTCGCCACGTTTACCTACATATAAATCTGCAGTTGAATCGCGGATATCTGCGATAATGGTTCCTACCGTACTTTGTAACACAGCATTTATGTATATGCGTGATTTTTTATCTGCTCCAAATACTCCAGTCAGAAACACCCATTCATCAACAGCTAAAGCAGTATTGGCTACTGCATAACTGTTTTCGCCTGGGGTGTCATAGCAACTAAATCTGGGGATTCCGTCAGTTTCAGAATATAAAAAGTAATTATATCCTTTCCAAATGAATCCCGTGTTACCTATGATAATAGCTTTTACCCAGCATGAAACAGTAACTTCCTCAGTTGGGCTAAGAGCCTCTGAATCGGGAACTAAAACATATTTTGATACATCTGCAGCAGTGAAGTCTCGAGCATTTCCAAATTTGCCTTCCACAACCGATGCTCCCGTTACGGCGCCATTGTTTTCTTCTCCACTATAGTCGGTTGCGGCGTCTCCAGATACCTCATCTAACGGTAAATACAGTATTAAACCTGACATATCCAGTTGCGCAGGGAATGTTTTGGTTTTAGCGTAGATGTCGCCTTCTGCAAAGGTGTTATGCCAGTGGATTCCGTCGCTGCTATATATGGTTAATGATGATAGCCCTGATTCACCATCTGCCCCGTTATCTCCGCTAAGCTGCACCGGCGCACTCCAAACCCCCACCACCACATCCGTCGAAGACTGCGTACAAGTCGAAAGCCAAAGCGGATAACCATCTGGTTCAGGCGGCGACAGGCTCCAACCAGACGGCACCCCAGATTCAGCCGTAGGTGTCGCAGGCTGTGAAGCAGCGCGTTTATACACGTTCACGGGGTGCTGCCCAACAAAATCCGCGGGGTCTTGGTTGATGAAATACAGGTTGGCGTAGCTGGGGTCGTAGCCAATATCGAAATCGTATAATGTAAGCACCACATCATCCCATTCGTCACTCATGCCCCAGAGCTCCAACGTGTCGTTTTCCTCGAAGTTGGTTTGGTCTGTGTAGTGGCTTACAGGCGCTGTTTGCCCACCTGTGCGGAGTTCATTGTAGATTTCAACGCCGTTTTTGCGTAGGCTAATGTAGCTGCCAAAGTAGCCTTCCTTATCGGTAACCGACACGAACATGATGCGGATGGTGCCCTCGATTTTTTTGCCCACCCGGATTTCCTTAAGTTTAACGTATTGGGTGTGGTCAGAAGTGGATTTGAAGCTGCTGTTTGTATGGCGCACCGTATTAGAGGCAGTTATAGGGGTAGGCGGGAAGATGCCGAGGGATTGGAGATCCCCGAAGTCCTCAAGTAATTGCTCGTAAGTGGGTAACGCCGCATCAATCTCCACCTTGGATTTGCTGTTATGGCGGGTGATGCGCATGATGGGGTAGCTGCCATCCATATCCAAATAGGGGATAGAGACGGTTAGGGTGTCGCCGCTTACCCAGTCGATGCATTCCCCTGTGGGTAGAGTAAGGGGCACCGCAACGGATTCTTTGCTTTTAGCCAACTCGGCCGCTGCCAGTAAGTCGAGGGTGTCGGTGCCGGTGGCGTTGGAGGCGTTGATTACTTTGGTTCTGCCTGCTGTGCCTGCTTCGCCATAGATTATGTTGCCGTCTACGTCGGTTCCTCGGGCATAGATTTTTGTGTAGACCTGTTGGGGGTCGAGTTTGCGGGTGGGCTGAGCGATTACGCCGCTATAGCTCTGCGCCGACCCCTTGTCTGTGATGGATATGGTTAAGCCGTCTTCGACGATGGCTTTGCCCGTGTAGAGCGCAATTAATTCGATGACTTTCCAGCAGTCGGCTTTGTCGAAGCGGAGCCGTATAGTGTCGGTTGGGCATGAGCCAGCGGTTAAGCCGCATGTGGTGCATACAGCTGCGAATAACTCGTCGGCGTCTGTTCCTACACCTGCATCATAATAGGTGAAGGGGACACCATCGGCCTGTAGAAACGCAAGGGACAAGATTTTGCATCGGATGGTGAAGTAGGTGAGGTACTGGTAGAGGAGTTTCCCCGTGAACTTCACTGCGCCGCCGTAGAGGACTCGCACGGTCGGTTTGGTTTTGGCTAAGGCGAGGTTGGCTGCGGTGTTGACGAGGTAGCATTCTATAATGCGTTTCTGGTTGTATTCGTCGATGTCGCCGCTTCCGCCGAGTCTTGCAGCAAGTTTAACCCATGCGCTGCCAGTGTAATATTCAAAGGTGTAGCCTGCCAAACTATTCAGGCCTCCAGAACGTCGCTGCTGTTTGTTTGGGGAAGTTGGGGTTTTTGTTTTTCAGGGTTAAGATATGAACGCATGTTAGTCTACCTTAAAACTTTGGGCGAATACTCCTAAATCTTCGGGGGAGGCGCATGTGTTTGGATTCGAGTCTATCTTCCTTAGGGGTTTGGATGCGCCCTTCCCCCTTTGACTCTCGTATTATTCACGATGTCAACCAGAAAGCCAGCCCAAGAAAAATTAACGCGACAAAATATATTTCATGAGCAATAAGAAAAAAAATGTTTGGGAATATAGCTTAAGCTTCACCATGCTCTCTATGATGACTTAACCCGTTCATCTCCATGCATTCCTCACTATGATACAGCATCGGTTCAAAATGCGTATTCAGGGAGGTGCAGCCGGGGACCATGCATTTGATTCTGGCGCCGCTCGCCATGCCATGCCAACCATACCCCAAATTGGCTTTCTTATGAATTGGGCACTCTATTCGTGATAGTGCCCCCTGTTTTCCATAGTCGATTCGGAAGATGTTTAATGCATCACTGATTTTCTTTTTGCCGTATCTGGCGAGGATTTGCTGTTTCTTTAACGGGTTCCTCTCAAAATAGTATGCCAAGCACTCTTTTAGTTCGGCTTCGCTTAGCTGTTGACTGTGTCTTCCACGTTTTTTTCTTGGGGGTGCCGATGCAAGATTTGGGGCTGAAGCCGCTACGGCATCCGGGATGAAACTGAAAAGTGTAGTTTGGGGGTTCATGTTCAATCAAAAAATTTGGTGTTTATCAGCTGAGACTTGGCGTCCAACCGTTGCAGTGTCGAATGTAGTTTTTGAGTTGACGCTCACAATGCTTGAAGTATTCCAGTTCGGCTCGAGTGATGGCTACTTGATTTCTGCGGAGGAGTTTTATGCCTAAATATTCAGCGTCTTTTTCAAGCGTCTGTAAAGCAGAATCTTTGATTGTAGCCTCTACCGCATCATAATCATAAGTGTACCCTGAACGTTGCCCCTGAGCTTGCATCCAATCTTTAACTGATGGGTAATCGCGGAGTTCCTCAAGCGCGGAGTATAAGTCGCCTCCGTCGCCGTAGGCTGCGGTGTACTGGTGGATGGCGTCGCAG
Encoded here:
- a CDS encoding LamG domain-containing protein; the protein is MAGYTFEYYTGSAWVKLAARLGGSGDIDEYNQKRIIECYLVNTAANLALAKTKPTVRVLYGGAVKFTGKLLYQYLTYFTIRCKILSLAFLQADGVPFTYYDAGVGTDADELFAAVCTTCGLTAGSCPTDTIRLRFDKADCWKVIELIALYTGKAIVEDGLTISITDKGSAQSYSGVIAQPTRKLDPQQVYTKIYARGTDVDGNIIYGEAGTAGRTKVINASNATGTDTLDLLAAAELAKSKESVAVPLTLPTGECIDWVSGDTLTVSIPYLDMDGSYPIMRITRHNSKSKVEIDAALPTYEQLLEDFGDLQSLGIFPPTPITASNTVRHTNSSFKSTSDHTQYVKLKEIRVGKKIEGTIRIMFVSVTDKEGYFGSYISLRKNGVEIYNELRTGGQTAPVSHYTDQTNFEENDTLELWGMSDEWDDVVLTLYDFDIGYDPSYANLYFINQDPADFVGQHPVNVYKRAASQPATPTAESGVPSGWSLSPPEPDGYPLWLSTCTQSSTDVVVGVWSAPVQLSGDNGADGESGLSSLTIYSSDGIHWHNTFAEGDIYAKTKTFPAQLDMSGLILYLPLDEVSGDAATDYSGEENNGAVTGASVVEGKFGNARDFTAADVSKYVLVPDSEALSPTEEVTVSCWVKAIIIGNTGFIWKGYNYFLYSETDGIPRFSCYDTPGENSYAVANTALAVDEWVFLTGVFGADKKSRIYINAVLQSTVGTIIADIRDSTADLYVGKRGDDIGTSFKGIIDEVRIYNRALSAEEILANYNATAPIFSEAYRIVGEDGAQGPPGEDGADGNDGDDGNQKQHVFKRSATAPDTPTGNGIPSGWSDGFPSGSAMLWMSVAYQAYDGTLIGSWSTPISMSGFIVQYSEDGSTDWHSTATEDDYFMRILQPDGSWSAAIRIRAEVGVTYTASNTPRNYNNEAQPTSNGYYTLLKQIQINEDIIGSIRMMVQVYSYGLYGQIDIRLNNESVEEITDIYGDASPPISHDFENLEAGDTIDIYGLVNDSAEIIASNMTLCYDPNILISVTNVY